Genomic window (Leptotrichia sp. oral taxon 212):
TTTTTTTAAATACTGAATATATTTTATTTACAATTCCCTTTAAGAAATCTATATTTCTATCTTCTCTGTCTATAACTCTTTCCCAATCCCACTGATCTACATAAATTGAATGCGTGTTATCCAAATCTTCATCTCTTCTTATGGCATTCATGTCAGTATAAATTCCTTCACCTGAATTTACACCATATCTCTTTAATGCAAGCCTTTTCCATTTAGCAAGCGAATGAACTATTTCAATAATCTCTCCTTCAGCTTCCTTCATTTCAAATGAAACAGGTCTTTCAACTCCATTAAGATTATCATTTAAACCTGTATCTCTTTTTACAAACAGTGGAGCTGATATTCTTGTTAAGTTTAACTCCTTGGAAAGTTCCCTTTCAAAAAAATCCTTAATAAGTTTTATTGCAATTTCTGTTTCCATTATATTTTGTCTGGAAGTATATCCTTCCGGTATTATAATACTTGACATCTTTCTACTCCTAACTACAAATCTACAATAAAGATAAGCTCTATTAACCAAATAAAATGGCGCACCCAGCAGGAGTTGAACCCACAACCTTCTGATCCGTAGTCAGACGCTCTATCCAATTGAGCTATGGATGCACTTTAAGTGTATATATAATTTAAAAAAAAATGGCGGAGAAGGAGGGATTTGAACCCTCGATCCAAGTTTTAGCCCGGATACTCCCTTAGCAGGGGAGCGCATTCGGCCTCTCTGCCACTTCTCCACGTATATAAAATTAAATGGCGGGTGAACAGGGATTCGAACCCTGAGAGCTTTCGCTTTGCCGGTTTTCAAGACCGGTCCCTTAGCCGTTCGGACATTCACCCACACTTACTCGATTACTATATCATACTTTTCTATATTTTGTCAACATTTTTTTTATTTTTCTGATTTTTTGGTAAATTGCAATAGTAAATGTCACTTTTTTATGAAATATTATGAAATGTACTGTTTCAGTTCAATATCATACATTTCTTTTGAGCTTTTTCCATTAAAAAGTTTTCTCGGATAATTATTCATCCATTCCTCTATACTCTTTAGTTCTTCTTCCGTTATTTCTGTTATATCTGTCCCTTTTGGTATAAATCTTCTTATCAGCTTATTATTATTTTCGTTACTCCCTCGTTCCCACGAACTGAAGCTGTGTGCATAAAAATATCCTACTCCCTGTCCTTCTATCTCATCAACCTTCATAAATTCACTCCCATTGTCACTCGTAAGTGTCTTTATTGAATCTGGATATTCCTCTATTAATCCCTTTATTCTTCCTTCTGTATGTAATGCTATCCTGTTTTCAAGCTTCCTTATCAGTTGAAGCCTTGTCTTACGTTCTGTCAGTACAAGAAGACATGCCAATGTCCCCTTCTTACCTAATACTGTATCCACTTCCCAGTGCCCATGCTCTAACCGTTCTCCTATCCTTTCGTCTCTTTCCTCTATACTTCTCCCTCCCTGCTTCCTTATACGTTTCCTTAACTCAACCTTCTTCTTTCTCCTCTTCCTATAGGGCATGTCATCCTCACTATATTCCAGAAACAGTCCGCTATGTATATAGTTATACAGTGTCTTCAGTCCTATGTTTACTTCCTGTCCTTCCCTTTTTGCTTGCTCCAGTGCAGCATACGGGGAATTCTTTCCCCGTTTCATCGAATCTTCAAGATATTTTACCAGTTTGAGGTTCTTCCCTATCTTAAGTTCTCCTTCTTTCCCCTTCTGTGCCTTGTTATACTTTGACTGGGCAAATTCCGCAGAATATACTCCCCTTGTCGATAAATCTGTATTCAGAAGCTCCACCATGCCCCTTTTAATTTCCCTGTGGAGGGTCCTCACACTTATTCCCAGCTCCTGTGCTATTTTCACTTTTGACATTCCTATTTTAAGAAATGCTTCTATTTTTCCTCTCTCTATTAATTTTAAGTGTTGCCCTTTTCTTCTTTTTGTTGTATACTGTTCTTGAACCATATCTGTTTTCTCCTTTGATTGTTTGTGGTGAATTAATCATACCATAGAAAACTTTTATGGTTCTTATTTTTTCCCATATAGTGACACTTTATTTTACAACTTTTATTTTTCTGATTTTTTTATGATGAATATACGCTTTTTCCTTTATTTACATATCCTATTTTCTTTTCTATTTTCAACTTTCATTTCAAATTACAACACTGTATGTCATTTCTTAACTTGATAATTTATTATTACAATATATATGAGTCTGTCTCAAAATAAAAGTTAAAAATTAACACAAAAATATACTTCATTTATATTTTTTCTACTTTGAGACAGTTTCATTTCTTTCCTTAGATAATTTTTATTGTATTTTAAAAACTTTGATTATTCTTCTCCATTTTCAAAAAATTCTCCCATGTTTCTAAATTTTTCATACCTTTTTTCCAGCAGTTCTTCCAGAGAATATTTATCAATTCTTTTAAACTCTTTCAGAACAGCAGCTTTTAGATTTTTAGCAATCTTTTCAAGATTTCTATGGGCACCGCCCAGAGGTTCTTCTATTATATCATCAATAACTCCAAGCGATTTAAGGCTTATTGCATCCATTTTCAGGCTTTTTGCCGCTTCCGCCGCCTTAGTTGAATCGTTAAACAGTATTGATGCGCAGCCTTCAGGAGAAATTACTGAATATACACTGTTTTCAAGCATAAGAACCGAGTCAGCAACTCCTATTCCTAAAGCTCCTCCACTTCCACCTTCCCCTATTATTACAGAAACAATCGGCACTTTCAGTCCAAACATTTCAGCCAGATTCTTAGCAATGGCTTCTCCCTGTCCTTTTTCTTCTGCTTCTATTCCAGGATATGCTCCCGCAGTATCTATAAGTGTTAGTATAGGCAGCTCAAATCTTTCTGCCATTCTCATCAGCCTCAATGCTTTTCTATATCCTTCAGGGCTCGCCATTCCAAAATTTCTGAACATATTTGAATCAAGATCTCTACCTTTCTGGTGTCCTATTATCATTATATTATAACCATCTACAGAAGCCAATCCACCTATTATCGCATGATCATCTTTTGAAAGTCTATCTCCATGAAGCTCTACAAAATCCTGTGTCAGCGTATTTATATAATCAAGTGTATAAGGTCTTTTAGGATTTCTGGAAATCTGTATTCTTTCCCAGGAATCCAATTCATTTTCATTGAAATCTTTATATCTTTTTTCAAGTTCTTTTTCAAGTTCTTCTATTTGCTTTGAAAAATCTATATTTTTTTCTTTGGAAAATACTTTTAATTCTTCTATTTTATCTTCCAGTTCCTTAATTTCATCTTTCAGGCTCATACTTCCTCCAATTTATATAAGTTTTTCCAGTATACGATAAATCGTAGTTTTTAATTCTTTCCTTTCAGCAATTACATCAACCATTCCATGCTCTAGCAGAAATTCCGCTCTTTGAAATCCTTTTGGCAATTTCTGATTTACTGTTTGTTCAATAACTCTGGGACCTGCAAAACCTATCAATGCATTAGGTTCTGTAACTATTATATCTCCCAGCATGGCAAAAGAAGCTGTAACTCCTCCTGTAGTAGGATCTACAGGTACTGAGATAAAAGGAATTCCTGCTTCATTCAATCTTTTTACTGCTCCTGAGGTTTTGGCCATCTGCATCAATGACAGAATACCTTCCTGCATTCTTGCACCACCTGAGCTTGAAACAACAACAACAGGGATATTCTTTTCCAATCCTCTTTCAAGAGCTCTTGTTATTTTTTCTCCAACAACAGAACCCATGCTTCCACCCATAAAGTTAAATTCCATTACTGCTATACTTATATCTATTCCATTTATTTTTCCTGTTCCACTTATTACTCCGTCAAGCATTCTGCTTTTTTCCTGAGAGCCTTCCAACTTATCCTGATACCCCGGAAAGTTGAGAAAATCTTTAGATGAC
Coding sequences:
- the accD gene encoding acetyl-CoA carboxylase, carboxyltransferase subunit beta — protein: MGLFSSKKSKNKYVTLTSKSKLSMDIVDDNKWKKCNRCNEIIYNEDLKNNLNICPKCGHYFRLTAFERIELLIDEGTFIEDDITLSSKDFLNFPGYQDKLEGSQEKSRMLDGVISGTGKINGIDISIAVMEFNFMGGSMGSVVGEKITRALERGLEKNIPVVVVSSSGGARMQEGILSLMQMAKTSGAVKRLNEAGIPFISVPVDPTTGGVTASFAMLGDIIVTEPNALIGFAGPRVIEQTVNQKLPKGFQRAEFLLEHGMVDVIAERKELKTTIYRILEKLI
- a CDS encoding acetyl-CoA carboxylase carboxyltransferase subunit alpha; the encoded protein is MSLKDEIKELEDKIEELKVFSKEKNIDFSKQIEELEKELEKRYKDFNENELDSWERIQISRNPKRPYTLDYINTLTQDFVELHGDRLSKDDHAIIGGLASVDGYNIMIIGHQKGRDLDSNMFRNFGMASPEGYRKALRLMRMAERFELPILTLIDTAGAYPGIEAEEKGQGEAIAKNLAEMFGLKVPIVSVIIGEGGSGGALGIGVADSVLMLENSVYSVISPEGCASILFNDSTKAAEAAKSLKMDAISLKSLGVIDDIIEEPLGGAHRNLEKIAKNLKAAVLKEFKRIDKYSLEELLEKRYEKFRNMGEFFENGEE
- a CDS encoding IS30 family transposase, yielding MVQEQYTTKRRKGQHLKLIERGKIEAFLKIGMSKVKIAQELGISVRTLHREIKRGMVELLNTDLSTRGVYSAEFAQSKYNKAQKGKEGELKIGKNLKLVKYLEDSMKRGKNSPYAALEQAKREGQEVNIGLKTLYNYIHSGLFLEYSEDDMPYRKRRKKKVELRKRIRKQGGRSIEERDERIGERLEHGHWEVDTVLGKKGTLACLLVLTERKTRLQLIRKLENRIALHTEGRIKGLIEEYPDSIKTLTSDNGSEFMKVDEIEGQGVGYFYAHSFSSWERGSNENNNKLIRRFIPKGTDITEITEEELKSIEEWMNNYPRKLFNGKSSKEMYDIELKQYIS